A single region of the Candidatus Protochlamydia amoebophila UWE25 genome encodes:
- a CDS encoding helix-turn-helix domain-containing protein: MVKKKHEQEDVEFEVSSENIFADIGIKNADEELIKAELAWEIDHIIKKRKLTQAKAAEMMGINQPKVSALLRRKLSGFSVERLMHFLNLLGQDIDIVVRSKPRNRKTARVNVISQEGYPNIPLAAKSS, from the coding sequence ATGGTTAAAAAAAAACACGAACAAGAAGACGTAGAATTTGAAGTGAGCAGTGAAAACATTTTTGCAGATATAGGAATTAAAAACGCTGATGAAGAGCTGATCAAAGCAGAGCTTGCCTGGGAGATTGATCATATCATTAAAAAGCGCAAACTCACGCAAGCAAAGGCTGCTGAAATGATGGGAATCAATCAACCCAAAGTTTCTGCCTTACTGCGCCGTAAACTCTCTGGCTTTTCTGTCGAGCGTTTAATGCATTTTTTAAATTTGCTTGGGCAAGACATTGATATTGTTGTAAGGTCGAAGCCTCGCAATCGCAAAACTGCAAGAGTCAACGTCATTAGTCAGGAAGGTTATCCAAACATCCCTTTAGCTGCTAAATCGTCATGA
- a CDS encoding transposase: protein MTTGNSDDRKLVPEMVEGMKGKAFADRGYISEKLTHTLMQKRMHLFTKVKKKMKNKLIALVDKLMLKKRAIIESVNNLLKNSCQIEHHRHRSR, encoded by the coding sequence TTGACAACTGGCAATAGCGATGATCGCAAACTCGTTCCAGAAATGGTAGAAGGGATGAAAGGAAAAGCATTTGCAGATAGAGGGTATATTTCAGAAAAACTGACTCATACTCTAATGCAAAAGAGAATGCATCTTTTCACAAAAGTAAAGAAGAAAATGAAAAATAAATTGATCGCGTTAGTGGATAAACTCATGCTAAAAAAGAGGGCTATTATTGAAAGTGTGAATAATCTGTTGAAAAATAGCTGTCAGATAGAACATCATCGGCACCGAAGTCGATGA
- a CDS encoding pentapeptide repeat-containing protein produces the protein MQSCTFSNCNFSLVKLDGCHLQNVQFSDFKITGDEFFQMREDIFLSEF, from the coding sequence ATTCAATCGTGCACTTTCTCGAATTGCAATTTCAGTCTTGTAAAGCTGGACGGTTGCCATCTTCAGAATGTTCAATTCTCAGACTTCAAGATTACTGGAGATGAATTTTTTCAAATGCGAGAAGACATTTTTCTCAGCGAATTTTAA
- a CDS encoding transposase → MHATFHKSKKTKYLIEQAGCKILILLFYSPNLNPIEVFWANFNHFRTGSLPFVSA, encoded by the coding sequence ATCCATGCTACTTTTCACAAGTCTAAAAAAACTAAATATCTGATTGAACAAGCCGGATGTAAAATTTTAATTCTTCTCTTTTATTCACCTAATTTAAATCCAATTGAAGTTTTCTGGGCAAATTTTAACCATTTTCGAACAGGCTCATTGCCATTTGTCTCGGCATAA
- a CDS encoding DUF6531 domain-containing protein has translation MTIFPHWLLTIFTLCLYLPALSAGHLQLVSTESDPNAFIQNSVNVINGDYCESATDLVITGPDVLVVQRFYSTKDTISGIQAGG, from the coding sequence ATGACTATCTTTCCCCATTGGCTTTTGACAATTTTTACTTTATGTCTATATCTTCCTGCGCTTTCAGCCGGTCATTTACAACTTGTATCTACTGAATCTGACCCAAATGCCTTCATTCAAAATAGTGTGAATGTCATCAATGGTGATTATTGCGAATCCGCTACAGATTTGGTAATTACAGGGCCTGATGTTTTGGTGGTACAGCGTTTCTATAGTACAAAAGATACCATTTCAGGGATACAAGCAGGTGGATAG
- a CDS encoding pentapeptide repeat-containing protein, translated as MNFFKCEKTFFSANFKNCLLQYCNFLDLNMKSSSFNGSKLKDSHFTNTTLKSADFSGVDLSGAIFHNCDLCNADFSSSTQCDIDPKSNKIEKAKFSFAEASGLLHAFDITIV; from the coding sequence ATGAATTTTTTCAAATGCGAGAAGACATTTTTCTCAGCGAATTTTAAGAATTGTCTGCTGCAGTACTGCAATTTTTTAGATCTCAACATGAAGAGTAGTTCTTTCAATGGAAGCAAATTAAAAGACAGCCATTTTACAAACACAACATTGAAAAGTGCTGATTTCAGCGGCGTTGACTTGTCAGGAGCAATTTTCCACAATTGCGATCTGTGCAATGCAGATTTTTCTAGTAGTACCCAATGTGATATCGATCCGAAATCAAATAAAATCGAGAAAGCAAAATTTTCTTTTGCAGAAGCTTCTGGGTTGCTCCACGCTTTTGATATAACAATTGTTTAG
- a CDS encoding type II toxin-antitoxin system RelE/ParE family toxin yields the protein MDQRKPIIWVGSSKKDFMNFPSDIRREMGHVLYIAQKGEKHKDAKPLKGFGGGSILEIVQSDGQGTYRTIYTVQMKEAVFVLHAFQKKSKTGSKTPKQEIDLIEQRLKSVQQKYE from the coding sequence ATGGATCAGAGAAAGCCAATTATCTGGGTGGGATCAAGTAAGAAAGATTTTATGAATTTTCCTAGCGATATAAGAAGGGAGATGGGGCATGTTTTATATATTGCCCAGAAAGGAGAAAAGCATAAAGATGCCAAGCCTTTAAAAGGTTTTGGTGGGGGAAGCATTCTTGAAATTGTTCAAAGCGATGGTCAAGGAACCTACCGCACAATTTATACCGTTCAAATGAAAGAGGCTGTATTCGTCCTCCACGCTTTTCAAAAAAAGTCAAAGACTGGAAGTAAAACACCTAAACAGGAAATCGATCTAATCGAACAGCGATTGAAGAGCGTTCAGCAAAAGTATGAATAA
- a CDS encoding transposase, which yields MLTILLLFHRSNDRTFKHFYLNHVKTTLKYLFPRLVGYSRFVQLTSEAFFPMFCLIQEHQGICEGILFIDSTVLTVCHVKRASSHRVFKEQAKWGKTTVGWFFGFKLHLVINHHAEM from the coding sequence GTGCTGACGATTTTGCTTCTCTTTCATCGCTCCAATGACAGAACATTTAAGCACTTTTACTTAAACCATGTAAAAACAACTTTAAAATATTTATTTCCTCGTCTTGTTGGATACTCAAGATTTGTTCAACTCACCTCTGAAGCATTTTTCCCTATGTTTTGCCTGATCCAAGAACATCAAGGGATCTGTGAAGGGATTTTATTTATAGATTCTACCGTATTAACGGTTTGCCATGTCAAACGAGCCTCTTCCCATCGTGTCTTTAAAGAGCAAGCTAAATGGGGAAAAACAACCGTTGGCTGGTTCTTTGGGTTTAAGCTCCATCTTGTGATTAATCATCACGCAGAAATGTAG
- a CDS encoding transposase: MDESGINECLHRHSGRAFRGEKVYSVVSGHRFSRGNFIAAKCQSKMFAPFGYAGACHTILFNTWLEKILIPELKIGQVIIMDPCYFSQV, from the coding sequence ATTGATGAAAGTGGAATCAATGAATGTCTACACCGTCATAGTGGGCGAGCTTTTAGAGGAGAGAAAGTTTATTCAGTAGTATCTGGTCATCGTTTTTCAAGGGGAAACTTTATAGCAGCTAAATGCCAATCTAAAATGTTTGCTCCTTTTGGCTATGCAGGAGCGTGTCATACTATCTTGTTTAATACCTGGTTAGAAAAAATATTAATTCCAGAGCTTAAAATTGGACAGGTGATTATTATGGATCCATGCTACTTTTCACAAGTCTAA